The following coding sequences are from one Humulus lupulus chromosome X, drHumLupu1.1, whole genome shotgun sequence window:
- the LOC133804540 gene encoding uncharacterized protein LOC133804540, producing MMRPDNSRSSSSSCPSPSLSYPSNGGFLKNVFNMSPRLSSFFNHPLDRTSSSLARASTTISTPKSSAAELEEEITTLERQILNLERHLLSLYRAAFDGQFSTLPSTPISTCTSARAAPADVAAAAAWTSPCNQSHLTSQKATPTKRDHKVSGHRSLADHLGGSCLSAAPDRLSQDIVRCISSIYCKLVTPTPTRPQAPAMAVLSASYSSSSSTSSTLFSSRSACDSWSPRYNNHSSASDDGLKELNGGPYAAMIQVLKIRLDDDSFSFASTMLQNFRSLVKNLEKVDPRKMKREEKLAFWINIHNALVMHAHLAYGSGNRVKSASVLKAAYNVGGHCINAYVIQCSILGIRSHHSAPWLQTLFPGRKLKARGIRHEYALEYPEPLVHFALSSGDYFDPAVRAYSARTVFEDLKVAKEEFIEASVRMERQGQRETKVLAPRVLEVFGKDMSLSAEGLLEVILESVADVEKRKCISKCVYLHWLPPHNSTFRYVIHPDLAKGCH from the exons ATGATGAGGCCTGATAATAGCcgctcttcctcttcctcttgtccttctccttctctctcttatcCTTCCAATGGTGGCTTTCTTAAAAATGTATTTAACATGTCACCAAGGCTGTCTTCCTTTTTTAATCATCCT TTGGATAGGACTTCATCTTCCCTGGCTCGAGCTTCTACTACCATTAGCACACCTAAg TCGTCTGCGGCGGAGCTGGAGGAGGAGATAACCACACTTGAGCGTCAGATTttgaacttggaacgccatcttCTCTCTCTTTACCGGGCAGCCTTTGATGGCCAATTCTCAACCTTGCCAAGTACTCCTATTAGTACTTGTACTAGTGCTAGAGCTGCCCCTGCTGATGTTGCTGCAGCTGCTGCTTGGACGAGCCCATGTAATCAGAGCCATCTGACTAGCCAAAAAGCCACACCTACTAAAAGG GACCATAAAGTTTCAGGACACCGCAGCCTAGCTGATCACCTTGGTGGTTCTTGCCTTAGTGCTGCTCCTGATAGACTGTCACAGGATATAGTGAGATGCATCTCTTCCATTTACTGCAAGCTCGTCACTCCTACTCCTACTCGGCCTCAAGCCCCGGCTATGGCTGTGCTGTCTGCCTcatattcctcctcctcctcgaccTCGTCCACCTTGTTTTCTTCCAGAAGTGCTTGTGATAGTTGGAGTCCACGTTACAATAATCACAGTAGTGCCAGTGATGACGGGCTCAAAGAACTCAATGGAGGACCTTATGCAGCTATGATACAAGTTCTCAAGATTCGATTAGATGACGACAGTTTTAGCTTCGCTTCTACAATGTTACAAAATTTCAG ATCATTGGTTAAAAATCTTGAGAAGGTTGACCCAAGAAAGATGAAGCGTGAGGAGAAGCTTGCATTTTGGATCAATATTCATAATGCTCTTGTGATGCAT GCACACTTGGCTTACGGCAGTGGCAACCGTGTCAAAAGTGCTTCGGTGTTAAAG GCTGCATACAATGTGGGAGGACATTGCATAAATGCTTATGTGATACAGTGCTCCATTTTGGGAATTCGATCGCATCACTCGGCTCCA TGGCTGCAGACACTGTTTCCAGGAAGAAAACTAAAGGCGCGGGGGATAAGACATGAGTACGCCTTGGAGTACCCGGAGCCACTGGTTCATTTTGCTCTCTCTTCAGGGGATTACTTTGATCCTGCG GTTCGAGCATACAGCGCAAGGACTGTATTTGAGGATCTGAAAGTAGCGAAGGAAGAGTTCATAGAAGCAAGCGTGCGCATGGAAAGGCAAGGGCAGAGAGAAACAAAGGTGTTGGCGCCGAGAGTGTTGGAGGTGTTCGGAAAGGACATGTCGCTGAGCGCGGAAGGGTTGTTGGAAGTGATCCTTGAAAGCGTGGCAGATGTCGAGAAACGAAAGTGCATCAGCAAGTGCGTGTATCTGCATTGGCTACCGCCACACAACTCAACTTTTCGTTATGTTATTCATCCTGATTTGGCCAAAGGATGCCATTGA